Proteins from a genomic interval of Xanthomonas sp. AM6:
- the rpsL gene encoding 30S ribosomal protein S12 — MATINQLVRKPRQATTYKSASPALDKCPQRRGVCTRVYTTTPKKPNSALRKVAKVRLTNQEEVISYIGGEGHNLQEHSVVLIRGGRVKDLPGVRYHTVRGSLDAAGVAKRRQGRSKYGAKRPKS, encoded by the coding sequence ATGGCGACGATCAACCAGCTGGTCCGCAAGCCGCGGCAGGCGACCACCTACAAGAGCGCCTCCCCGGCGCTTGACAAGTGCCCGCAGCGCCGTGGCGTCTGCACGCGCGTGTACACCACCACCCCGAAGAAGCCGAACTCGGCCCTGCGTAAGGTCGCCAAGGTGCGCCTGACCAACCAGGAAGAGGTCATCAGCTACATCGGCGGCGAAGGCCACAACCTGCAGGAGCACTCCGTGGTCCTGATCCGCGGCGGCCGCGTCAAGGATCTGCCGGGCGTGCGCTACCACACCGTGCGCGGTTCGCTCGATGCCGCCGGCGTCGCCAAGCGTCGCCAGGGTCGTTCCAAGTACGGCGCCAAGCGTCCGAAGAGCTAA
- the rpoB gene encoding DNA-directed RNA polymerase subunit beta — MTSYSFTEKKRIRKDFGKQRSILEVPFLLAIQVDSYREFLQENTDPNKRSDHGLHAALKSVFPISSYSGNAALEYVGYKLGDPVFDERECRQRGMSYGAPLRVTVRLVIYDRESSTKAIKYVKEQEVYLGEIPLMTDNGTFIVNGTERVIVSQLHRSPGVFFDHDRGKTHSSGKLLYSARIIPYRGSWLDFEFDPKDALFTRIDRRRKLPVSILLRALGYSNEEMLAEFFEINTFHIDPKEGVQLELVPERLRGETLNFDLADGDKVIVEAGKRITARHVKQLEAAGVAALAVPDEYLVGRILSHDVVDASTGELLASANDEISEDQLTAFRKAGVDAVGTLWVNDLDRGPYLSNTLRIDPTKTQLEALVEIYRMMRPGEPPTKDAAQNLFHNLFFTFERYDLSTVGRMKFNRRVGRKEVTGESVLYDKKYFGERNDEESKRLVAEHGDSSDILEVIKVLTEIRNGRGVVDDIDHLGNRRVRSVGEMAENVFRVGLVRVERAVKERLSMAESEGLTPQELINAKPVAAAIKEFFGSSQLSQFMDQNNPLSEVTHKRRVSALGPGGLTRERAGFEVRDVHPTHYGRVCTIETPEGPNIGLINSLAVYARTNQYGFLETPYRKVVDGQITDDVEYLSAIEENEYVIAQANALHDSKSRLTEQFVPCRYQGESLLKPPAEVHFMDVSPMQTVSIAAALVPFLEHDDANRALMGANMQRQAVPTLRAQKPLVGTGIERAVARDSGVTVNARRGGVIEQIDAGRIVVKVNEEEIGGGTDAGVDIYNLIKYTRSNQNTCINQRPLVNVGDVIARGDVLADGPSTDIGELALGQNMLIAFMPWNGYNFEDSILLSERVVEEDRYTTIHIEELTCVARDTKLGPEEISADIPNVSEQALNRLDESGVVYIGAEVRAGDIMVGKVTPKGESQLTPEEKLLRAIFGEKASDVKDSSLRVPPGMDGTVIDVQVFTRDGIEKDKRARQIEENEIKRVKKDFDDQFRILESAIYARLRTQLIGKVANGGPNLKKGDTITDAYLDGLKKSDWFALRMKDEEPSDAIERAQKQIQAHEKEFERRFADKRGKITAGDDLAPGVLKMVKVFLAVKRRIQPGDKMAGRHGNKGVVSMIQPIEDMPYMANGETVDIVLNPLGVPSRMNIGQVLEVHLGWAAKGLGRKIQNMLEAQAKVADLRKFLTQIYNHDQKLGEDRVDLDQFSDAELLALSKNLTDGVPMATPVFDGATEAEIKHMLELADLPISGQTQLYDGRTGEAFDRHTTVGYMHMLKLNHLVDDKMHARSTGPYSLVTQQPLGGKAQFGGQRFGEMEVWALEAYGAAYTLQEMLTVKSDDVQGRNQMYKNIVDGEHEMVAGMPESFNVLVKEIRSLAINMELED, encoded by the coding sequence ATGACGTCTTATTCGTTCACCGAAAAGAAGCGTATCCGCAAGGATTTCGGCAAGCAGCGCTCGATCCTCGAAGTGCCGTTCCTGCTGGCGATCCAGGTGGATTCCTACCGCGAGTTCCTGCAGGAGAACACCGACCCGAACAAGCGTTCGGACCACGGCCTGCACGCGGCCCTGAAATCGGTGTTCCCGATCTCCAGCTACAGCGGCAACGCGGCCCTGGAGTACGTCGGCTACAAGTTGGGCGACCCGGTGTTCGACGAGCGTGAATGCCGCCAGCGCGGCATGAGCTACGGCGCCCCGCTGCGCGTGACCGTGCGCCTGGTGATCTACGACCGCGAGTCGTCGACCAAGGCCATCAAGTACGTGAAAGAGCAGGAGGTCTATCTCGGCGAGATCCCGCTGATGACCGACAACGGCACCTTCATCGTCAACGGCACCGAGCGCGTCATCGTCTCGCAGCTGCACCGTTCGCCGGGCGTGTTCTTCGACCACGACCGCGGCAAGACCCACAGCTCGGGCAAGCTGCTGTACAGCGCCCGCATCATCCCGTACCGCGGTTCCTGGCTGGACTTCGAGTTCGACCCGAAGGACGCGCTGTTCACCCGTATCGACCGCCGCCGCAAGTTGCCGGTGTCGATCCTGCTGCGCGCGCTCGGCTACTCGAACGAAGAGATGCTGGCCGAGTTCTTCGAGATCAACACCTTCCACATCGACCCCAAGGAAGGCGTGCAGCTGGAGCTGGTGCCCGAGCGCCTGCGCGGCGAGACGCTGAACTTCGACCTGGCCGATGGCGACAAGGTCATCGTCGAGGCCGGCAAGCGCATCACCGCGCGCCACGTCAAGCAGCTGGAAGCCGCCGGCGTCGCCGCGCTGGCCGTGCCCGACGAGTACCTGGTCGGCCGCATCCTGTCGCACGACGTGGTCGATGCCTCCACCGGCGAACTGCTGGCCAGCGCCAACGACGAGATCAGCGAAGACCAGCTGACCGCGTTCCGCAAGGCCGGCGTCGACGCCGTGGGCACGCTGTGGGTCAACGACCTGGATCGCGGCCCGTACCTGTCCAACACCCTGCGCATCGATCCGACCAAGACCCAGCTCGAGGCGCTGGTCGAGATCTACCGCATGATGCGTCCCGGCGAGCCGCCGACCAAGGATGCCGCGCAGAACCTGTTCCACAACCTGTTCTTCACCTTCGAGCGCTACGACCTGTCCACGGTCGGCCGCATGAAGTTCAACCGCCGCGTCGGCCGCAAGGAAGTCACCGGCGAGTCGGTGCTGTACGACAAGAAGTACTTCGGCGAGCGCAACGACGAAGAGTCCAAGCGCCTGGTCGCCGAGCACGGCGACAGCTCCGACATCCTGGAAGTGATCAAGGTCCTGACCGAGATCCGCAACGGCCGCGGCGTGGTCGACGACATCGACCACCTGGGCAACCGTCGCGTGCGTTCGGTCGGCGAAATGGCCGAGAACGTGTTCCGCGTGGGCCTGGTCCGCGTCGAGCGCGCGGTCAAGGAGCGCCTGTCGATGGCCGAGTCCGAAGGCCTGACCCCGCAGGAGCTGATCAACGCCAAGCCGGTGGCCGCGGCGATCAAGGAGTTCTTCGGCTCCTCGCAGCTGTCGCAGTTCATGGACCAGAACAACCCGCTGTCGGAAGTGACGCACAAGCGCCGCGTCTCCGCGCTGGGCCCGGGCGGCCTGACCCGCGAGCGCGCCGGCTTCGAAGTGCGCGACGTGCATCCGACCCACTACGGCCGCGTCTGCACCATCGAGACGCCGGAAGGCCCGAACATCGGCCTGATCAACTCGCTGGCGGTGTATGCCCGCACCAACCAGTACGGCTTCCTGGAGACGCCGTACCGCAAGGTCGTGGACGGCCAGATCACCGACGACGTCGAATACCTGTCGGCGATCGAGGAAAACGAGTACGTGATCGCGCAGGCCAACGCGCTGCACGATTCCAAGAGCCGCCTGACCGAGCAGTTCGTGCCGTGCCGCTACCAGGGTGAGTCGCTGCTCAAGCCGCCGGCCGAAGTGCACTTCATGGACGTGTCGCCGATGCAGACCGTGTCCATCGCGGCGGCGCTGGTGCCGTTCCTGGAGCACGACGACGCCAACCGCGCGCTGATGGGCGCCAACATGCAGCGTCAGGCCGTGCCGACGCTGCGTGCGCAGAAGCCGCTGGTCGGCACCGGCATCGAGCGCGCCGTGGCGCGCGACTCGGGCGTGACCGTGAACGCGCGGCGTGGCGGCGTGATCGAGCAGATCGACGCCGGCCGCATCGTGGTCAAGGTCAACGAGGAAGAGATCGGCGGCGGCACCGATGCCGGCGTGGACATCTACAACCTGATCAAGTACACGCGCTCCAACCAGAACACCTGCATCAACCAGCGTCCGCTGGTCAACGTGGGCGACGTGATCGCGCGCGGCGACGTGCTGGCCGACGGTCCCTCGACCGACATCGGCGAGCTGGCCCTGGGCCAGAACATGCTGATCGCGTTCATGCCGTGGAACGGCTACAACTTCGAAGACTCCATCCTGCTCTCCGAGCGCGTGGTGGAGGAGGATCGCTACACCACGATCCACATCGAAGAGCTGACCTGCGTGGCGCGCGACACCAAGCTGGGGCCGGAGGAAATCTCCGCCGACATCCCGAACGTGTCCGAGCAGGCGCTGAACCGCCTGGACGAGTCGGGCGTGGTGTACATCGGCGCCGAAGTGCGCGCCGGCGACATCATGGTCGGCAAGGTCACGCCGAAGGGCGAGAGCCAGCTGACCCCGGAAGAGAAGCTGCTGCGCGCGATCTTCGGCGAGAAGGCCTCGGACGTGAAGGACAGCTCGCTGCGCGTGCCGCCGGGCATGGACGGCACCGTCATCGACGTGCAGGTGTTCACCCGCGACGGCATCGAGAAGGACAAGCGCGCCCGCCAGATCGAGGAAAACGAGATCAAGCGGGTCAAGAAGGACTTCGACGACCAGTTCCGCATCCTGGAAAGCGCGATCTACGCGCGCCTGCGCACCCAGCTGATCGGCAAGGTCGCCAACGGCGGTCCGAACCTGAAGAAGGGCGACACCATCACCGACGCGTACCTGGACGGGCTGAAGAAGTCCGACTGGTTTGCGCTGCGGATGAAGGACGAGGAGCCGTCGGACGCGATCGAGCGCGCGCAGAAGCAGATCCAGGCGCACGAGAAGGAATTCGAGCGCCGCTTCGCCGACAAGCGCGGCAAGATCACCGCCGGCGACGACCTCGCCCCGGGCGTGCTGAAGATGGTCAAGGTGTTCCTGGCGGTGAAGCGCCGCATCCAGCCCGGCGACAAGATGGCCGGTCGCCACGGCAACAAGGGTGTCGTGTCGATGATCCAGCCGATCGAGGACATGCCGTACATGGCCAACGGCGAGACCGTGGACATCGTGCTGAACCCGCTGGGCGTGCCGTCGCGCATGAACATCGGCCAGGTGCTGGAAGTGCATCTGGGCTGGGCGGCCAAGGGCCTGGGTCGCAAGATCCAGAACATGCTCGAGGCCCAGGCCAAGGTCGCCGACCTGCGCAAGTTCCTGACCCAGATCTACAACCACGACCAGAAGCTGGGCGAGGACCGCGTGGACCTGGATCAGTTCAGCGACGCCGAGCTGCTGGCGCTGTCGAAGAACCTGACCGACGGCGTGCCGATGGCCACCCCGGTGTTCGACGGTGCGACCGAAGCGGAGATCAAGCACATGCTCGAACTCGCCGACCTGCCGATCAGCGGCCAGACCCAGCTGTACGACGGCCGCACCGGCGAGGCGTTCGACCGCCACACCACGGTCGGCTACATGCACATGCTGAAGCTGAACCACTTGGTCGACGACAAGATGCACGCGCGCTCCACCGGTCCGTACTCGCTCGTCACCCAGCAGCCGCTGGGCGGCAAGGCGCAGTTCGGCGGCCAGCGCTTCGGCGAAATGGAAGTCTGGGCGCTGGAAGCCTATGGCGCGGCCTACACCCTGCAGGAAATGCTGACGGTGAAGTCCGACGACGTGCAGGGCCGCAACCAGATGTACAAGAACATCGTCGACGGCGAGCACGAGATGGTCGCGGGCATGCCGGAATCCTTCAACGTCCTGGTGAAGGAAATCCGCTCGCTGGCCATCAACATGGAACTGGAAGACTGA
- the rplL gene encoding 50S ribosomal protein L7/L12 yields the protein MSLSNEQIVDAIAEKTLMEVMELVKAIEEKFGVSAAAPVAAAGPAAAAAPVEEQTEFNVILKAAGEKKVEVIKAVRAITGLGLKEAKDLVEGAPQTVKEAVSKEDSEKFKKDLEAAGATVEVK from the coding sequence ATGTCCCTGTCTAACGAACAGATCGTCGACGCAATCGCCGAAAAGACCCTCATGGAAGTGATGGAGCTGGTCAAGGCCATCGAAGAGAAGTTTGGCGTCTCCGCCGCCGCCCCGGTCGCCGCTGCCGGCCCGGCCGCTGCCGCCGCCCCGGTCGAAGAGCAGACCGAGTTCAACGTCATCCTGAAGGCCGCCGGCGAGAAGAAGGTCGAGGTCATCAAGGCCGTCCGCGCCATCACCGGCCTGGGCCTGAAGGAAGCGAAGGACCTGGTCGAAGGTGCTCCGCAGACCGTCAAGGAAGCCGTGTCGAAGGAAGATTCCGAGAAGTTCAAGAAGGACCTCGAGGCCGCCGGCGCGACCGTCGAAGTCAAGTAA
- the rpsG gene encoding 30S ribosomal protein S7 yields MSRKGSTPQRTVLPDPKHGSETIARFINMVMLSGKKSVAEKIVYGAMDVIGEKNPNAVELVQKALDNVAPAVEVKSRRVGGATYQVPVEVRSSRRMALAMRWLIDSARKRGENSMPRKLAAELVDASENRGGAIKKREETHRMAEANKAFAHYRW; encoded by the coding sequence ATGTCTCGTAAAGGTTCTACTCCGCAGCGCACCGTCCTGCCGGATCCCAAGCACGGCAGCGAAACCATCGCCCGTTTCATCAACATGGTGATGCTGAGCGGCAAGAAGTCGGTCGCCGAAAAGATCGTCTACGGCGCGATGGACGTCATCGGCGAGAAAAACCCGAATGCGGTCGAGCTGGTGCAGAAGGCGCTGGACAACGTCGCTCCGGCGGTCGAGGTCAAGTCGCGCCGCGTCGGCGGTGCCACGTACCAGGTGCCGGTCGAGGTGCGTTCCTCCCGTCGCATGGCGCTGGCCATGCGCTGGCTGATCGACTCGGCGCGCAAGCGCGGCGAGAACTCGATGCCGCGCAAGCTCGCGGCCGAGCTGGTCGACGCCTCGGAAAACCGTGGTGGCGCCATCAAGAAGCGTGAAGAAACCCACCGCATGGCGGAAGCGAACAAGGCGTTCGCGCATTACCGCTGGTGA
- the rplJ gene encoding 50S ribosomal protein L10: MALNLSQKQEVVAELADVAAKAHSLVAAEYAGITVAQLTAMRKKARETGVYLRVVKNTLASRAVAGTEYECVQDALVGPLLYAFSTEEPGAAGRLIKEFAKGNDKLQAKVVSMGGQLYPAAHLEVLASLPTREQALAMLARVLAEPASMFARAVKAVGDKQGGGDVAPAEAEAPAETA, from the coding sequence ATGGCTCTCAATCTGTCCCAGAAGCAAGAAGTCGTCGCCGAACTGGCAGACGTTGCCGCGAAGGCCCACTCCTTGGTTGCTGCCGAGTACGCCGGCATCACGGTCGCCCAGCTGACCGCGATGCGCAAGAAGGCGCGCGAAACCGGTGTGTACTTGCGTGTTGTCAAGAACACCCTGGCCTCGCGTGCCGTTGCCGGTACCGAATACGAGTGCGTCCAGGACGCGCTGGTCGGTCCGCTGCTGTATGCGTTCTCGACGGAAGAACCCGGCGCTGCCGGTCGTCTGATCAAGGAATTCGCCAAGGGTAACGACAAGCTGCAGGCCAAGGTCGTGTCGATGGGTGGCCAGCTGTATCCGGCCGCTCACCTCGAGGTGTTGGCGTCGCTGCCGACCCGCGAGCAGGCGCTGGCCATGCTGGCACGTGTCCTCGCCGAGCCGGCGAGCATGTTCGCCCGCGCGGTCAAGGCAGTGGGCGACAAGCAGGGTGGTGGCGATGTTGCCCCCGCCGAAGCGGAAGCCCCGGCCGAAACGGCTTAA
- the rplA gene encoding 50S ribosomal protein L1 — translation MAQTKRQKAIRAAVQPGKAYSIDEALKIIKSTSKAKFVEAVDVAVRLGVDAKKSDQQVRGSTVLPAGTGKSVRVAVFAPAGAKADEALAAGAEAVGMDDLAEKMQAGDLNYDVVIATPDAMRVVGKLGTLLGPRGLMPNPKVGTVSANPAEAVKNAKSGQVRYRTDKAGIIHCTIGKASFEDDALKNNLQALLLDLVKAKPATSKGTYLQKISVSSTMGPGVTVDQASLSLK, via the coding sequence ATGGCACAGACCAAGCGACAGAAAGCGATCCGTGCTGCCGTGCAGCCGGGCAAGGCGTATTCGATCGACGAAGCGCTGAAGATCATCAAGTCCACCAGCAAGGCCAAGTTCGTCGAAGCCGTCGACGTGGCCGTGCGCCTGGGCGTGGATGCCAAGAAGTCCGACCAGCAGGTGCGCGGTTCCACCGTGCTGCCGGCCGGTACCGGCAAGAGCGTGCGCGTGGCGGTGTTCGCCCCGGCCGGCGCCAAGGCTGACGAGGCCCTGGCCGCTGGCGCCGAAGCCGTCGGCATGGACGACCTGGCCGAGAAGATGCAGGCCGGCGACCTGAACTACGACGTGGTCATCGCCACCCCGGACGCGATGCGCGTCGTCGGCAAGCTGGGTACGCTGCTGGGCCCGCGCGGCCTGATGCCGAACCCGAAGGTCGGCACCGTCTCGGCCAACCCGGCCGAAGCGGTGAAGAACGCCAAGTCGGGCCAGGTGCGCTACCGCACCGACAAGGCCGGCATCATCCACTGCACCATCGGCAAGGCCAGCTTCGAAGACGACGCGCTGAAGAACAACCTGCAGGCGCTGCTGCTGGACCTGGTCAAGGCCAAGCCGGCGACCTCGAAGGGCACCTACCTGCAGAAGATCTCGGTGAGCTCGACCATGGGTCCGGGCGTCACCGTCGATCAGGCTTCGCTGTCCCTGAAGTAA
- the rpoC gene encoding DNA-directed RNA polymerase subunit beta' translates to MKDLLNLFNQQRQTLDFDAIKIALASPDLIRSWSFGEVKKPETINYRTFKPERDGLFCAAIFGPIKDYECLCGKYKRMKHRGVVCEKCGTEVTLAKVRRERMGHIDLASPVAHIWFLKSLPSRIGLMLDMTLRDIERVLYFEAYVVTEPGLTALERRQLLTEEQFLTARQEHGDDFDAAMGAEAVYELLRTIDLQSEMTRLREEIAGTGSETKLKRLTKRIKLVEAFLESGNRPEWMVMTVLPVLPPDLRPLVPLDGGRFATSDLNDLYRRVINRNNRLRRLLELNAPDIIVRNEKRMLQESVDALLDNGRRGRAITGTNKRPLKSLADMIKGKQGRFRQNLLGKRVDYSGRSVIVVGPTLRLHECGLPKKMALELFKPFVFAKLQRRGLATTIKAAKKLVEREEAEVWDILEEVIREHPVLLNRAPTLHRLGIQAFEPVLIEGKAIQLHPLVCTAFNADFDGDQMAVHVPLSLEAQLEARALMMSTNNILSPANGEPIIVPSQDVVLGLYYMSRALENKKGEGMVFANIAEVKRAYDNRAVELHAKVKVRITETVIDEDGNRSKKTSIVDTTIGRALLAEILPEGLPFALANTELTKKNISRLINSSYRQLGLKDSVVFADKLMYTGFAYATRAGVSIGIDDMLIPSEKKGILGEAEQEVLEIQEQYQSGLVTAGERYNKVVDIWSRTNERIAKAMMDTIGTEKVVNAKGETIDQKSMNSLYIMADSGARGSQAQIRQLAGMRGLMARPDGSIIETPIKANFREGLNVQEYFNSTHGARKGLADTALKTANSGYLTRRLVDVAQDVVITEPDCGTTEGLTMTPIVEGGDVVEPLRDRVLGRVVAEDVFLPGNDEDPIVTRNTLLDEQWVAKLEEAGVQTLKVRSTITCESSFGVCARCYGRDLARGHLVNIGEAVGVIAAQSIGEPGTQLTMRTFHIGGAASRAAAVDNITVKTTGSIKFNNLKSVEHANGSLVAVSRSGELSVLDGHGRERERYKLAYGATITAKDGDAVKAGQSVANWDPHNHPIVSEVAGFIRFIDFIDGVTVIEKTDDLTGLASREITDPKRRGTQAKDLRPIVRIVDAKGNDLTIPGTDLPAQYLLPPRSIVNLQDGAAVGVGDVVAKIPQEASKTRDITGGLPRVADLFEARKPKDPAILAERSGIISFGKDTKGKQRLIIKDTDGSEHEELIPKYRQIIVFEGEHVAKGETVVDGEPSPQDILRLLGVEPLAAYLVKEIQDVYRLQGVKINDKHIEVITRQMLRKVEITDQGNSKFLNGEQAERQRVIEENARLLTRNELPAKYDPVLLGITKASLATESFISAASFQETTRVLTEAAVRGTSDTLRGLKENVIVGRLIPAGTGLAYHSLRRRNASGLTESEMQTLSGGSAEPAVETPAPAAASSEE, encoded by the coding sequence ATGAAAGACCTGCTCAACCTCTTCAACCAGCAGCGCCAGACGCTGGACTTCGACGCGATCAAGATCGCGTTGGCCTCGCCGGACCTGATCCGCTCGTGGTCCTTCGGCGAAGTGAAGAAGCCGGAAACCATCAACTACCGTACCTTCAAGCCCGAGCGCGACGGCCTGTTCTGCGCCGCCATCTTCGGCCCGATCAAGGACTACGAGTGCCTGTGCGGCAAGTACAAGCGCATGAAGCACCGCGGCGTGGTCTGCGAGAAGTGCGGCACCGAGGTGACCCTGGCCAAGGTGCGCCGCGAGCGCATGGGCCACATCGACCTGGCCTCGCCGGTCGCGCACATCTGGTTCCTGAAGTCGCTGCCGTCGCGCATCGGCCTGATGCTGGACATGACCCTGCGCGACATCGAGCGCGTGCTGTACTTCGAAGCCTACGTGGTGACCGAGCCGGGCCTGACCGCCCTGGAGCGCCGCCAGCTGCTGACCGAAGAGCAGTTCCTGACCGCGCGCCAGGAGCACGGCGACGACTTCGACGCCGCGATGGGCGCCGAGGCCGTGTACGAGCTGCTGCGCACGATCGACCTGCAGTCGGAAATGACCCGCCTGCGCGAGGAGATCGCCGGCACCGGCTCGGAAACCAAGCTCAAGCGCCTGACCAAGCGCATCAAGCTGGTCGAAGCCTTCCTCGAGTCGGGCAACCGCCCGGAGTGGATGGTGATGACCGTGCTGCCGGTGCTGCCGCCGGACCTGCGTCCGCTGGTGCCGCTGGACGGCGGCCGCTTCGCGACCTCCGACCTGAACGACCTGTACCGCCGCGTCATCAACCGCAACAACCGCCTGCGCCGCCTGCTCGAGCTCAATGCGCCTGACATCATCGTGCGCAACGAGAAGCGCATGCTGCAGGAGTCGGTGGATGCGCTGCTGGACAACGGCCGCCGCGGCCGTGCCATCACCGGCACCAACAAGCGTCCGCTGAAGTCGCTGGCCGACATGATCAAGGGCAAGCAGGGCCGGTTCCGCCAGAACCTGCTCGGCAAGCGCGTGGACTACTCCGGCCGTTCGGTCATCGTGGTCGGTCCGACCCTGCGCCTGCACGAGTGCGGCCTGCCGAAGAAGATGGCGCTGGAGCTGTTCAAGCCGTTCGTGTTCGCCAAGCTGCAGCGTCGCGGCCTGGCCACCACCATCAAGGCCGCCAAGAAGCTGGTCGAGCGCGAAGAAGCCGAAGTCTGGGACATCCTGGAAGAGGTGATCCGCGAGCACCCGGTGCTGCTGAACCGCGCGCCGACCCTGCACCGCCTGGGCATCCAGGCGTTCGAGCCGGTGCTGATCGAAGGCAAGGCGATCCAGCTGCATCCGCTGGTCTGCACCGCGTTCAACGCCGACTTCGACGGCGACCAGATGGCCGTGCACGTGCCGCTGTCGCTGGAAGCGCAGCTGGAAGCGCGCGCGCTGATGATGTCCACCAACAACATCCTGTCGCCGGCCAACGGCGAGCCGATCATCGTGCCGTCGCAGGACGTGGTGCTGGGCCTGTACTACATGAGCCGCGCCCTGGAGAACAAGAAGGGCGAGGGCATGGTGTTCGCCAACATCGCCGAAGTGAAGCGCGCCTACGACAACCGTGCGGTCGAACTGCACGCCAAGGTCAAGGTCCGCATCACCGAGACGGTGATCGACGAGGACGGCAACCGCAGCAAGAAGACCTCGATCGTGGACACCACGATCGGGCGCGCGCTGCTGGCCGAAATCCTGCCGGAAGGCCTGCCGTTCGCGCTGGCCAACACCGAGCTGACCAAGAAGAACATCAGCCGCCTGATCAACTCCAGCTACCGCCAGCTGGGCCTGAAGGACAGCGTCGTGTTCGCCGACAAGCTGATGTACACCGGCTTCGCGTACGCCACGCGCGCCGGCGTGTCGATCGGCATCGACGACATGCTGATCCCGTCGGAGAAGAAGGGCATCCTCGGCGAAGCCGAGCAGGAAGTGCTGGAGATCCAGGAGCAGTACCAGTCGGGCCTGGTCACCGCCGGCGAGCGCTACAACAAGGTCGTGGACATCTGGTCGCGCACCAACGAGCGCATCGCCAAGGCGATGATGGACACCATCGGCACCGAGAAGGTGGTCAACGCCAAGGGCGAGACCATCGACCAGAAGTCGATGAACTCGCTGTACATCATGGCCGACTCCGGCGCGCGTGGTAGCCAGGCGCAGATCCGTCAGCTGGCCGGCATGCGCGGCCTGATGGCGCGTCCGGACGGCTCGATCATCGAGACCCCGATCAAGGCGAACTTCCGCGAAGGCCTGAACGTGCAGGAGTACTTCAACTCCACCCACGGCGCGCGCAAGGGCCTGGCCGATACCGCGCTGAAGACCGCGAACTCGGGTTACCTGACCCGGCGCCTGGTCGACGTGGCGCAGGACGTGGTGATCACCGAACCCGATTGCGGCACCACCGAAGGCCTGACCATGACCCCGATCGTGGAAGGCGGCGACGTGGTCGAGCCGTTGCGCGACCGCGTGCTCGGCCGCGTGGTGGCCGAGGACGTGTTCCTGCCGGGCAACGACGAGGATCCGATCGTCACCCGCAACACGCTGCTCGACGAGCAGTGGGTGGCCAAGCTGGAAGAGGCCGGCGTGCAGACGCTGAAGGTGCGCTCCACGATCACCTGCGAATCCTCGTTCGGCGTGTGCGCGCGCTGCTACGGCCGCGACCTGGCGCGCGGCCACCTGGTCAACATCGGCGAAGCGGTCGGCGTCATCGCCGCGCAGTCGATCGGCGAGCCGGGTACCCAGCTGACCATGCGTACGTTCCACATCGGCGGCGCGGCGTCGCGTGCGGCGGCGGTGGACAACATCACGGTCAAGACCACCGGTTCGATCAAGTTCAACAACCTCAAGTCGGTCGAGCACGCCAACGGTTCGCTGGTGGCGGTGTCGCGTTCGGGCGAGCTGTCGGTGCTCGACGGCCATGGCCGCGAGCGCGAGCGCTACAAGCTGGCCTACGGCGCCACGATCACCGCCAAGGACGGTGACGCGGTCAAGGCCGGCCAGTCGGTCGCCAACTGGGATCCGCATAACCACCCGATCGTGTCGGAAGTGGCCGGTTTCATCCGCTTCATCGACTTCATCGACGGCGTCACCGTCATCGAGAAGACCGACGACCTGACCGGCCTGGCCTCGCGCGAGATCACCGATCCGAAGCGCCGCGGCACCCAGGCCAAGGACCTGCGCCCGATCGTGCGCATCGTCGACGCCAAGGGCAACGACCTGACCATCCCGGGCACCGATCTGCCGGCGCAGTACCTGCTGCCGCCGCGCTCGATCGTCAACCTGCAGGACGGCGCGGCGGTGGGCGTGGGCGACGTGGTCGCCAAGATCCCGCAGGAAGCGTCCAAGACCCGCGACATCACCGGTGGTCTGCCGCGCGTGGCCGACCTGTTCGAGGCGCGCAAGCCGAAGGATCCGGCGATCCTGGCCGAGCGCTCGGGCATCATCAGCTTCGGCAAGGACACCAAGGGCAAGCAGCGCCTGATCATCAAGGACACCGATGGTTCGGAACACGAAGAGCTGATCCCGAAGTACCGCCAGATCATCGTGTTCGAAGGCGAGCACGTGGCCAAGGGCGAGACCGTGGTCGACGGCGAGCCGAGCCCGCAGGACATCCTGCGCCTGCTCGGCGTGGAGCCGCTGGCCGCGTACCTGGTCAAGGAAATCCAGGACGTGTACCGGCTGCAGGGCGTGAAGATCAACGACAAGCACATCGAGGTCATCACCCGGCAGATGCTGCGCAAGGTCGAGATCACCGACCAGGGCAACAGCAAGTTCCTCAACGGCGAGCAGGCCGAGCGCCAGCGCGTCATCGAGGAGAATGCCCGCCTGCTCACGCGCAACGAGCTGCCGGCCAAGTACGACCCGGTGCTGCTGGGCATCACCAAGGCCTCGCTGGCCACCGAGTCGTTCATCTCGGCGGCCTCGTTCCAGGAGACCACCCGCGTCCTCACCGAGGCGGCGGTCCGCGGCACCAGCGACACGCTGCGCGGCCTGAAGGAGAACGTGATCGTCGGCCGCCTGATCCCGGCCGGCACGGGCCTGGCCTACCACAGCCTGCGCCGTCGCAACGCCAGCGGCCTGACCGAGTCGGAAATGCAGACCCTGTCCGGCGGCAGCGCCGAGCCGGCGGTCGAAACCCCGGCGCCGGCGGCGGCCAGCAGCGAAGAGTGA